The genomic stretch CAGGTCTATATTGATGGCGCCAATATGAACGCCATGGTGGGTCTGGCCCAGCCCGGCAAGATTGGTGGTGATGTCAGCCACCTGAACCTGCACAAAACCTTTTGCATTCCCCATGGCGGCGGCGGTCCCGGCATGGGCCCTATCGGTGTCAAATCCCACCTGACAGACCATCTGCCCGGTCACCCCGAGTATGGCTCTGCCGTTGGCCCGGTCTCGGCTGCGCCTTTTGGCTCGCCCTCGATCCTGCCGGTATCCTGGGCCTATATCCTGTTGATGGGCGGCGCCGGTCTGACCCAGGCAACCAAGGTGGCAATCCTCAACGCCAACTACATCGCCGCCCGGCTCAAAGACGCCTATGGTATCCTCTATACCTCGGCGACGGGGCGTGTGGCCCATGAATGCATTCTGGACACCCGTGCGTTGAATGACGAGGGGGGCGTCACCGTGGATGACGTGGCCAAGCGTCTGGTGGATTCGGGTTTTCACGCCCCCACCATGAGCTGGCCTGTGGCTGGCACCCTGATGGTGGAGCCCACCGAGTCCGAGCCCAAGGATGAGCTGGACCGGTTCTGCGATGCCATGCTGTCGATCCGGTCAGAGGCGCAGGATGTCATCGACGGCAAGATCGACCCGCAGAACAACCCGCTGAAAAACGCGCCGCACACGGTGCGCGATCTGGTGGGGGACTGGGATCGTCCCTACAGCCGCGAAGCCGCCTGCTTCCCTCCGGGGTCGCTGGGGGTCGATAAATACTGGTCGCCGGTAAACCGGGTGGATAACGCTTACGGGGATCGCAACCTGATCTGCACCTGCCCGCCGATGTCGGATTACGACGAAAGCGGTGACAGCTGACACCAGCCCGATTGGCGCTGCCCCCTGACCCATCTTGGGGCAGCGCTCACCCCTTCCTGCTTTTTGGCTGCAAAAGGGCCCAACACTAAGGTCTTGAACCGCTTTGCAAGGGCGGGTCAGGCTGCAGCCACCATCAGGGTCAAAGTCTCGGCACATCCTGTGGCCAAAGTTTTTTTAAGAAATCTCTTGAACCTCTAGTCACTGTAGGTCCTATCTAGGGCAGGTCTTTGCAAACTAAGAGGCCCCAATGCCCCAGGATAGCTGCTGTAGCTCCGTCAATCCGACCCCTACCAACGCCAAAGCCCATAACCATGCCCATGCGGCTGAACCCGCGGGTTGTTGTGGCAGTGGGACTGTGGCTCCGCCGGATGCCGCAGAGCTAACGGCGGGACGCAGTTTTCGTGTCAATGGTCTGTGCTGCGCCGAAGAGGTTGCGAGCCTAAACCGCGCCTTAGGCTCTGTGGTGGGCGGCGCTGACCATCTGGGCTTTGATGTGCTGAACGGGCGCATGACCTTGCTGGCTTCAGCAGTGCAAATCCCCGATGAACAGGTGCTGAGCCTGGTTGCCACCACCGGCATGAGCGCCAAGCCCTGGGACGCCAAAAGCGCCGAGGCGGATCAGGCGGCCCATCTGCGCCGCCAAAAGCGTTTTACCGCCGCCAGCGCGCTGTTCTGGAGCGGTGGTCTGGCCTGGCATGTGGCCCATTCCGGAGCCAGTGGTCTAGGGGAGCTGTTTGCCGGTCATGGCGATGTACCGGTGCCTTTGGGCGAGCTGGGTTTGTTTCTGGTCGCGGTAGCGCTGGGGGTTTGGCTGGTGCTGCCAAAGGCCTGGTATGCGCTGCGCAACCTTTCCCCTGATATGAACCTGCTGATGGTGGTGGCCGTTGCCGGCGCCATCAGCCTGGGCGAATATTTCGAAGCGGCAACGGTGGCGTTATTCTTTGCTCTGTCACTGACGCTGGAATCCTGGAGCGTCGGGCGGGCGCGCAACGCGGTGTCGGCGTTGCTCAATCTGGCACCCGCCACAGCGCGGGTGATCCACGACGATGGCCGCGAGGTTGAAATGCCCGCCGGTGAGGTGCAGATCGGCCAGCACTTTGTTCTGCGTGGCGGCGACCGTATCCCGATGGATGGGCGGGTGATTTCAGGGGCAGGTGCGGTGGATCAGGCCCCCATCACCGGGGAAAGCGCCCTGGTTGCCAAAGAACCCGGCGATGAGGTCTACGCAGGCACGCTGAATGGCGACGGCAGCCTGACCGTGCAAGCAACCAAACTGGCCAGCGATACAGTGCTGGCCAAGATCACCCGCATGGTCGGCGACGCCCATGCCCGCCGCGCCCCGGTGGAGCAATGGGTGGCAAAGTTCGCCCGTATCTATACCCCGTCAGTTCTGGCCCTGGCCATTGCTCTGGCCTGCCTCCCGCCGTTGCTGGCGGGCGGGGATTGGGGCTTTTGGGTCTATAATGCGCTGGTGTTGCTGGTGATTGCCTGCCCCTGTGCCTTGGTGATTTCGACCCCGGTGTCGATTGTGGCCGCCCTTGCAGCGGCGGCCCGCGCCGGGGTGCTGATCAAAGGTGGCGCCTATATCGAGGCCCCGGGCAAACTGCAGGCCATTGCGCTGGATAAGACCGGCACATTGACCGAAGGCCGCCCCGAAGTCGCCGGGATCCACCCCCTCGGCAGTGCCAGTCAGGCCGAGGTATTGCAGGCCGCAGCAGCGCTGGAGGCGCGGGCCTCGCACCCGCTGGCGCTGGCCATC from Phaeobacter sp. G2 encodes the following:
- a CDS encoding heavy metal translocating P-type ATPase, with amino-acid sequence MPQDSCCSSVNPTPTNAKAHNHAHAAEPAGCCGSGTVAPPDAAELTAGRSFRVNGLCCAEEVASLNRALGSVVGGADHLGFDVLNGRMTLLASAVQIPDEQVLSLVATTGMSAKPWDAKSAEADQAAHLRRQKRFTAASALFWSGGLAWHVAHSGASGLGELFAGHGDVPVPLGELGLFLVAVALGVWLVLPKAWYALRNLSPDMNLLMVVAVAGAISLGEYFEAATVALFFALSLTLESWSVGRARNAVSALLNLAPATARVIHDDGREVEMPAGEVQIGQHFVLRGGDRIPMDGRVISGAGAVDQAPITGESALVAKEPGDEVYAGTLNGDGSLTVQATKLASDTVLAKITRMVGDAHARRAPVEQWVAKFARIYTPSVLALAIALACLPPLLAGGDWGFWVYNALVLLVIACPCALVISTPVSIVAALAAAARAGVLIKGGAYIEAPGKLQAIALDKTGTLTEGRPEVAGIHPLGSASQAEVLQAAAALEARASHPLALAILAEATRQDLAYVAATDSRTIPGRGVEGRQGERAIWLGSPRFATEKGFGTALPAAQMAEIEAEGATLVVVGDASGPIGLIALRDRLRPGARDTIAALHELGVKQVVMLTGDNAAAAGAVAQATGIDQVHAGLLPADKLAEVERLTERYDMVAMMGDGVNDAPAMARAHFAVAMGAVGSDAAIETADIALMSDDISRLPWLIAHSRRTMAVIHQNIGLSLVTKLGFALATAFGLASMWGAIAADVGVSLLVVGNALRLLKGKES